A region of Clarias gariepinus isolate MV-2021 ecotype Netherlands chromosome 25, CGAR_prim_01v2, whole genome shotgun sequence DNA encodes the following proteins:
- the trpa1a gene encoding transient receptor potential cation channel subfamily A member 1a, giving the protein MRLSRTQPKSAPEYQCLTDMERNSCMSNNVFEWALEGNAPALEGHSGDLRVQDDGGASPLHYASSKGHTRVITLILQIAGPQELDVVDDEGNTPLHWAVQQDQSGSCSALLSLGANPNILNKASLSPLHLAVSLRHNHIVEQLVTHSKTDVNLEGDLGNTPFILAASVDNHEALLILYRNGANLCCQNKLGHFPIHAAAFAGAKRSMEVVLQKGEETGVCVEKHINYVDKSTSSPLHLAVRGGNLEVIKLCIAHGAKIDQQQCDKSTALHFACTQGAAEAVKVMLQAYERVCDIINITDGAFQTPLHKAAIFDHHELVEYLISQGADIDFIDCKGHSPLLLATSCGAWRSVNLLLSHGADLMVKDKAGCNFLHLAILQPRGLKNLPAEVLQHESVRELLNDEDAEGCTPLHYACRLGIPDSVKNMLGLEVSLDQKSKQKKSALHFAAEYGRINTCHRLLETMTDTRLLNEGDEKGMTPLHLASRGGHVKVVELLLRKGALFHSDYKGWSCLHHAAAEGYTQTMDSLLLSNIKLLDKADADGNTALHLAARAGHVAAVRLLLSRGAQIQLNRSDASFLHEAIHNGRQDVTSAVIDSDRCEEAITTFKVTSAKRCPVLDMIEFLPECFKHLLDTCIKESDEDVNSCGYYLEYNFQWLQQPKQYAKKMEKSEMDNNYKPLAALNSMVEFNRVELLTHPVCKKYLEMKWHAYGVKAHLLNMTIYALGVFPLTFLIVNLRPNLSMEKNSTSINMLTKTLDKQCYFITTCMFLVLAMNLYAVGKELAQMYQQRFKYLRDPSNIADWASTICSLLFVIPLLLNVKRSWHWQAGALASLNSWVNLLLYLQRFQRFGIYVVMFREICKTLLSIILIFFYLILAFALTFYALMIEQKHFGRLFLSLMQTFAMMAGEINYQENFLKPYMGKHLPFPVLTYFIFIWFVLLVPILLMNLLIGLAVGDIAEVKNNACLKQIGMQIELHTNLEERLPYWFVKRVDQLSVKEFPNKCYNGKRWFVCGGEVNKVRARLSSSTRQCTQLERELAKQKHRLKDLSDCMEKQHNLLKLIVQKMEINSEAEERDGPRVLHDFTHRLSAHSKWGPLLRAVTAKRK; this is encoded by the exons ATGCGTCTGTCCAGAACTCAGCCGAAGTCCGCTCCAGAATACCAGTGTCTCACCGACATGGAGAGAAACAGCTGCATGTCCAATAACGTCTTTGAG TGGGCTCTGGAGGGCAACGCCCCGGCGCTGGAAGGTCACTCAGGTGATCTGAGGGTGCAGGACGACGGCGGAGCCTCTCCGCTTCACTACGCCTCGTCCAAGGGCCACACCCGCGTCATCACCCTGATCCTACAGATCGCCGGCCCACAGG AGCTGGACGTTGTGGATGATGAAGGAAACACACCCCTGCACTGGGCCGTTCAGCAGGATCAGAGTGGAAGCTGTTCGGCTCTGCTGAGTCTCGGGGCGAATCCCAACATCCTGAACAAAGCGTCTCTCTCCCCCCTGCACCTCGCCGTCAGCCTCAGGCACAACCACATTGTGGAA caactGGTGACGCACAGTAAGACGGACGTGAACCTGGAGGGCGATCTGGGAAACACGCCTTTCATCCTGGCTGCGTCAGTGGACAACCACGAGGCGCTTCTCATACTG TACAGGAATGGCGCCAATCTGTGCTGCCAAAACAAGCTGGGTCACTTCCCCATCCACGCCGCCGCCTTCGCAGGAGCCAAGAGGTCCATGGAAGTGGTTCTCCAAAAAG GAGAGGAGACAGGTGTGTGCGTAGAGAAACATATAAACTACGTGGACAAGTCCACCAGCAGTCCTCTTCACCTGGCTGTACGTGGAGGAAACCTGGAGGTCATCAAGCTCTGCATCGCTCACGGAGCCAAAATCGACCAGCAGCAG TGTGATAAGTCCACAGCTCTCCACTTCGCCTGCACTCAGGGAGCCGCGGAGGCCGTGAAGGTGATGCTCCAGGCATACGAGCGAGTGTGTGACATCATCAACATCACAGACGGAGCGTTCCAAACACCGCTACATAA ggCGGCCATTTTTGACCATCATGAGCTTGTGGAGTATCTGATCTCACAG GGCGCTGACATTGACTTCATCGACTGTAAAGGCCACTCGCCACTGCTGCTAGCGACTAGTTGTGGTGCCTGGAGATCCGTTAACCTGCTGCTCTCACATG GTGCTGATCTGATGGTTAAAGACAAAGCTGGGTGTAACTTCCTCCATCTGGCCATCTTGCAGCCTCGAGGTCTGAAGAACCTTCCAGCAGAAGTTCTACAG CACGAGAGCGTGAGAGAGCTGCTGAATGATGAAGACGCAGAGGGTTGCACTCCTCTTCACTACGCCTGCAGGCTGGGGATCCCTGACTCTGTGAAGAACATGCTTGGCCTGGAGGTCTCACTCGACCAAAAGTCCAAGCAGAAGAAATCAGCGCTTCACTTTGCAGCTGA GTATGGGAGGATCAACACGTGTCACCGGCTGCTGGAGACCATGACAGACACTCGTCTGCTGAACGAGGGTGATGAGAAGGGCATGACACCATTACACCTGGCTTCACGTGGTGGACATGTTAAAGTGGTCGAGCTGCTCCTTAGAAAAGGTGCTTTGTTCCACAG TGATTATAAAGGCTGGTCGTGTCTACATCATGCCGCGGCTGAGGGCTACACGCAGACCATGGACAGCTTACTCCTGTCCAACATCAAACTCCTGGACAAAGCCGACGCAGACGGA AACACGGCACTGCACTTAGCCGCCCGAGCCGGACACGTTGCCGCTGTTCGCCTGCTGCTGTCCAGAGGAGCTCAGATCCAGCTGAACCGCAGCGACGCTTCCTTCCTGCACGAGGCCATTCACAATGGGAGGCAGGACGTCACAAGCGCCGTGATCGACAGCGACAG GTGCGAGGAGGCCATCACAACATTTAAAGTAACCTCTGCCAAACGCTGCCCTGTCCTGGACATGATCGAGTTTCTCCCTGAGTGCTTCAAG catcTCTTAGACACCTGCATTAAAGAGTCAGATGAAGACGTGAACTCCTGCGGCTACTAC CTGGAGTATAATTTCCAGTGGCTTCAGCAGCCGAAACAGTACGCTAAGAAGATGGAGAAATCAGAGATGGACAACAACTACAAACCCCTGGCTGCACTCAAT TCCATGGTGGAGTTTAATCGAGTCGAGCTTCTGACCCATCCAGTGTGCAAAAAATATCTGGAAATGAAATG GCACGCGTACGGTGTGAAAGCTCACTTGCTCAACATGACCATATACGCACTGGGGGTTTTCCCACTGACCTTCCTGATCGTCAATCTGCGGCCCAATCTGAGCATGGAGAAAAACAGCACGAGCATCAACATGCTCACCAAGACTCTCGACAAG CAATGTTATTTCATCACAACCTGCATGTTTCTGGTTCTCGCTATGAATTTATACGCAGTCGGCAAAGAGTTAGCGCAGATGTATCAGCAG AGGTTTAAGTACCTGCGCGACCCGTCGAACATAGCAGACTGGGCGTCGACCATCTGCTCTCTGCTCTTCGTCATTCCTCTCCTGCTGAACGTAAAAAGGTCGTGGCACTGGCAGGCCGGAGCTCTGGCATCTCTTAACTCCTGGGTCAACCTGCTCCTCTACCTGCAGCG GTTCCAGAGGTTTGGAATATATGTGGTGATGTTTCGGGAGATCTGTAAGACGCTGCTCAGCATCATTCTGATATTCTTCTACCTGATCCTGGCATTCGCGCTGACCTTCTACGCTCTAATGATTGAACAG AAACATTTTGGTCGCCTGTTTCTGTCGCTGATGCAAACGTTCGCCATGATGGCAGGAGAGATCAACTACCAGGAAAACTTCTTGAAACCCTACATGGGGAAACACCTTCCTTTCCCTGTGCTGACATACTTTATCTTCATTTGGTTTGTGCTGCTCGTGCCGATTCTGCTCATGAATCTGCTG ATTGGTTTGGCTGTGGGAGACATTGCAGAGGTGAAGAACAACGCCTGTTTAAAACAGATAGGGATGCAG ATTGAACTTCACACTAACCTGGAGGAGCGTCTGCCGTACTGGTTCGTTAAAAGAGTCGACCAACTCTCTGTTAAGGAATTTCCCAATAAGTGCTACAACGGAAAG AGGTGGTTCGTCTGTGGAGGTGAAGTGAACAAAGTGAGAGCGAGGCTGAGCTCCAGCACACGGCAGTGCACACAGCTGGAGAGAGAACTCGCCAAACAGAAACACAg actgaAGGATCTCTCTGACTGCATGGAGAAGCAGCACAACCTGCTAAAGCTGATCGTGCAGAAGATGGAGATCAACTCCGAGGCGGAGGAGCGTGACGGCCCTCGCGTCCTGCACGACTTCACACACAGACTGAGCGCCCACAGCAAGTGGGGCCCGCTACTACGCGCTGTTACGGCCaagaggaagtga